The genome window GAGGACGCCCCAGTTCGCGGCAGTGTCGTCCATTATCGGCAGTCCGTGACGGCGGCCTAAAGGGACTCCGTTTCGCCGATACGGAGCCGCTCGCGCTCGTCGACGACCGCCGTCTCGTCGGTGGCTTCGCCGCGGATGAGCGCCCGCGTGGCGTTTTTCCCCCACTCGACGGCCGGCTGGGTGAACGTCTCCACGTCGGCGAGTTCGCCGACCAGGACGCAGGCGGCCTCCATCGCGTACAGGAGTTCGCCGAGGCTTTCGGCGTCGAGCCGGTCGATTTCCACCTCCAACGCCGGTCGGTCCGCCGCCGGCAGGCTCGCCACCGTCGCCTCGTACTCGGCGTCGATGAGGCCGCCGAGGTCGGTCCCGGCGAGGTACGAGAGGTCCTCGTGGTCCGGGTCGGGAATCGCCACGTCGGCCCGCTCCCGTGGTCGGACGAACGTGACGACCTTGTCGCGGTGGCCGGCCCGGTACAGCTGGAGCTGGGAGTGCTGGTCGGTCGCGCCGAGCGCCCGCGCCGGCGTCTGGCCCCGGTCGTCCTTGCCCAGGCTCTCGGCCCAGAGCTGTGCGAACCACTCGCCGAAGGACTCCAGGCGCTCGGCGTAGGGCATGACGGCGTTGACTTTCGCGCCCGCTTCTTCGAGCGCGTAGGCCATCGCGCCGTAGGCGTAGGCCGGCGAGTCGTACAGCGACGGCGCGAGGTCGTCGGCCGCGGCCCGGCCGCCGTCGAGCAGCCCCTCGATGTCGATGCCGAGGATGGCCGGCGGGACGAGCCCGACCGCCGACAGCGCGCTGAACCGGCCCGGAACGCCCTCGGGCACCGGCAGCGTCGGCAGGTCGTGCTGGTCGGCCAGCGCCCGGAGCGGGCCGGACTCGCCCGTCGTGACGACGATGCGCTCGGTCCAGTCGACGCCGCGGTCCTCGTAGGCCTCGCGGACGACGAGGAAGTTCGCTAGCGTCTCCGCGGTCGTCCCCGACCGGGACACGACGTTGATGGCCGCGTCGGCGAGCGTGAGGTCGTCGAGCGTCCGCCGGACGTGTTCCGGGTCGACGTTGTCCAGGACGACGTGGCTGCCCGGGTCCTCGACCAGCGCCTCGGTGATGGTTT of Haloarcula sp. DT43 contains these proteins:
- a CDS encoding glucose-6-phosphate isomerase, yielding MHVDIGAALASAADPGVERATLEELDERVAAAHDRIEQGRAEGEFGYASLNLPETTDAGTIRDAVAPVDDAESVITVGIGGSALGAKTITEALVEDPGSHVVLDNVDPEHVRRTLDDLTLADAAINVVSRSGTTAETLANFLVVREAYEDRGVDWTERIVVTTGESGPLRALADQHDLPTLPVPEGVPGRFSALSAVGLVPPAILGIDIEGLLDGGRAAADDLAPSLYDSPAYAYGAMAYALEEAGAKVNAVMPYAERLESFGEWFAQLWAESLGKDDRGQTPARALGATDQHSQLQLYRAGHRDKVVTFVRPRERADVAIPDPDHEDLSYLAGTDLGGLIDAEYEATVASLPAADRPALEVEIDRLDAESLGELLYAMEAACVLVGELADVETFTQPAVEWGKNATRALIRGEATDETAVVDERERLRIGETESL